The following proteins are co-located in the Amblyraja radiata isolate CabotCenter1 chromosome 8, sAmbRad1.1.pri, whole genome shotgun sequence genome:
- the polr3f gene encoding DNA-directed RNA polymerase III subunit RPC6, whose amino-acid sequence MADVKVKQETSDPAAMESRILELCQQFPQGITDQVIQNDMPQVEPQKRALVINRLLSTGQLDLLRGTAGLLYRIKDVQTASKMKGSDNQEKLVYQIIEDAGNKGIWSRDIRYKSNLPLTEINKILKNMESKKLIKAVKSVAASKKKVYMLYNLQPDRSVTGGAWYSDQDFESEFVEVLNQQCFKFLQNKADVARESKQSPMVQRNSSYASSHEVWKYICELGISKVELSMEDIETILNTLIYDGKVEITIIAAKEGTVGSVEGQMKLYRAVNPIIQPTGLMRTPCGMCPVFDDCHEGGDISPATCLYMTEWLEF is encoded by the exons ATGGCAGACGTGAAAGTCAAACAAGAAACTTCAGATCCCGCGGCGATGGAGAGCAG gatcctggaattatgccagcagTTCCCGCAGGGAATCACAGACCAGGTCATTCAGAACGACATGCCACAGGTGGAGCCACAGAAGAGAGCGTTGGTCATCAACAGGCTGCTCTCCACA GGTCAGCTGGATCTGCTGAGAGGTACGGCTGGTCTCCTCTACCGCATAAAGGATGTCCAGACGGCAAG CAAAATGAAGGGATCTGACAACCAGGAGAAGTTGGTTTATCAAATAATTGAAGACGCTGGAAATAAAG GTATATGGAGCAGAGATATTCGGTACAAGAGTAACCTCCCTTTGACGGAGATCAACAAAATTTTGAAGAACATGGAAAGCAAAAAGCTAATTAAAGCTGTGAAGTCTGTGGCT GCATCAAAGAAAAAggtgtacatgttgtataacctgCAGCCAGAccggtctgtgactggtggagccTGGTACAGTGATCAAGACTTTGAGTCGGAGTTTGTGGAAGTGTTGAACCAACAGTGCTTCAAGTTCTTGCAAAATAAG GCTGATGTGGCACGGGAGAGTAAACAAAGTCCAATGGTTCAAAGGAACAGTTCGTATGCATCATCTCATGAAGTGTGGAAATACATCTGTGAACTGGGGATCAGCAAG GTGGAACTGTCAATGGAAGATATAGAAACTATTCTGAATACGTTAATATATGACGGGAAGGTAGAGATTACTATTATAGCCGCAAAGGAAGGCACTGTTGGTAGTGTGGAAGGGCAAATGAAGCTGTATAGAGCAGTCAATCCCATCATCCAGCCCACAGGCCTGATGAGGACACCCTGTGGGATGTGCCCG GTATTTGATGATTGCCATGAAGGCGGCGACATTTCTCCAGCGACGTGTCTGTATATGACGGAGTGGCTGGAGTTTTAA